AATTTCCTATATGAAATGTATGGTCTGATCTCCGAGGACTTGCGGCCCCACCATCGGGACTCGCTTATACTGCTTGGGCACTCGCTAGGTGAGCTGACCTGCTTGAAGGTGAATGAGCTGTTCACTACAAAGGAGCTGTTTGAGATTGCCAACTACAGAAATGACCTAATGGTCAAGTACACGGAACAGTACCTGAGGGCTTACAACAGAAGAGGATCGAAGTTTGAGATGTGGGCGCTGTCGTCTCCAAAGGCTACTGACTTACCATATGAGATACATAAATTGCTCACGGAGTCACCTACGTTCCCGGGATCCCACACAATATCGGTCGCCAATGCAAATTCAGTTAAGCAGTGCGTGGTAACGGGTCTAGTCGAGGACTTAGAAGCATTGAGAACAGAATTACACTTGAATATACCAAGACTAAGAATTTCAGAACTAACCAATCCACATAACTTGCCATTCCACAACAACACAGTACTAAGACCAATTCAGGAACCACTATACGATTTCATATggaagataatgaagaatAACGGCACACATACATGGACTACGCTAAACCACCCAATAGTTTCCAACCTCGACGGTAAAGAAACCAAATTTATACACCACGCACTGGATAAGTTTGTAAAGTGTAGCTCAACCACTGTACAGTTCACAAAATGCTACGATACCATTAACAGAATAGCGGAAGCCACAAAAGATCAAGAGGACCCCTTGGATGCAGCTATCTGTATCGGGCCGGGAAATGTCATCTACAACTTAATCAGAAGGAATGTCCCTAGCCTGAAATGCGTGGAATACTCTTCAATGGCCACCATAGACTCCTACCATGGTACACACGACTTATAAAGGAAAGTGCTttaaacaaatataaacaCTGTTATCAATTTCCCTAATACCTGTACATATAATGTCATTTGTCACTCAATTTTGCTAATTCAGTTCTGCATGCAAGTTTAATGTTTCCGTTCAGTTCAATTCAGTTCAATTCAGTTATATCTTTTCACTATTCACTATTGCTATACATTATCTTTTTCTCAATTTGAATTTCATAATAATCTGGGGTAGCGTTGCAAGCGCTATTTTATAGACTTTGATGAATTATTGctttgttatatttttattaacaCTTCTATTATGTGTATTCGAGGACCTATTTAAATATATGAGACCGTGTGcgtatatataattatgCATTCTAGCAACTGCTAACGTTTTTCCAATATGAGGTTCAAAAAAGACTATAACTAGCTTCATAGAAGCAATCCCCTAACTAGTTAAAGAACTCATCGACAGTTATACTGGGGCTTAAAGGTGGTGGAGTATTTGAAGCCATCTTGTTTACAGCGTCTGTCGATACTGTCAGCTTCTGAGACTTATGAAGCTCCGTGGTACCGGGACTAGATTCCTTTGAGCTATCACTCTTTGTAGGGAGAGGCTCTCTGTAAAGGTGGGCCTTCTCATCATTTGCAAACTTCAATAACGTTGGCGATTCAAGAGACGTTCTTCTATCTGGGGATAGAGAGGGACTCCCCATTGCTAACGATTGGACGTTAATACCCGTGCTGACTGGGTTTGTATCTAGTGAAAGTATAGGTTTGTCACCAATTGCACTGTTGCTGTCAGCACTCCCGTTGCTTGCAGCATTAGAATCCTCTGGCGAAGACTCTCCCATCGACCTCGACCTGAACCTGTTCGATAACAGGGACTCCGTCAAGTACAGTTTTATGCTCTTATCATTGACCACACTGGGCTCCTCCTTCTGCAAATACTCGTATATCTCCATCGTGGCGGCCTCATCATCAAGTATAATTATAACTCTATCCAGGAACGGAAGCGGCGTGAAGTACTGCAGGTGCTTCCTATACTGTGGATACTTCTCCTTGAACAACTTCTTCTCCAGCGTATCTGGCCACTTCGAGTCAAACTTATTCTTGGGAACATCCGTAATCAATACCTGTGTCTTCATCTTGTGCTGCTATATCTGCGTGTCTGTGTCTATGTCTGTGTGTGATGTCTGTGTACTGGACGTATTATCTACTTCTGTATGTATATGCACGTATACCT
The Nakaseomyces glabratus chromosome J, complete sequence genome window above contains:
- the RCN2 gene encoding Rcn2p (CAGL0J04158g~Regulator of calcineurin; regulated by the calcineurin-Crz1p pathway; acts as a feedback regulator of calcineurin-dependent signaling); this encodes MKTQVLITDVPKNKFDSKWPDTLEKKLFKEKYPQYRKHLQYFTPLPFLDRVIIILDDEAATMEIYEYLQKEEPSVVNDKSIKLYLTESLLSNRFRSRSMGESSPEDSNAASNGSADSNSAIGDKPILSLDTNPVSTGINVQSLAMGSPSLSPDRRTSLESPTLLKFANDEKAHLYREPLPTKSDSSKESSPGTTELHKSQKLTVSTDAVNKMASNTPPPLSPSITVDEFFN
- the MCT1 gene encoding [acyl-carrier-protein] S-malonyltransferase (CAGL0J04136g~Ortholog(s) have [acyl-carrier-protein] S-malonyltransferase activity, role in fatty acid metabolic process and mitochondrion localization), which gives rise to MKLVTFPGQGTPIPVAVLKALIRNKDAQFNTILNRGLHRRDLLEYIFRNPSSPGSIAVCSNFLYEMYGLISEDLRPHHRDSLILLGHSLGELTCLKVNELFTTKELFEIANYRNDLMVKYTEQYLRAYNRRGSKFEMWALSSPKATDLPYEIHKLLTESPTFPGSHTISVANANSVKQCVVTGLVEDLEALRTELHLNIPRLRISELTNPHNLPFHNNTVLRPIQEPLYDFIWKIMKNNGTHTWTTLNHPIVSNLDGKETKFIHHALDKFVKCSSTTVQFTKCYDTINRIAEATKDQEDPLDAAICIGPGNVIYNLIRRNVPSLKCVEYSSMATIDSYHGTHDL